A single region of the Pseudomonas solani genome encodes:
- a CDS encoding DUF7079 family protein: protein MSDAARERVWLALSELWLDTQRDEANLRVIADTLRASALPPAELEAIYLYEVAPVVWLNAWSVAGEWIGFDPEWLFEHCRVNRARRASRWFRWRCRLLRWPMTYTNREQWQQVIHRVTLES from the coding sequence ATGAGCGACGCGGCGCGGGAGCGGGTCTGGCTGGCGCTGTCCGAGCTGTGGCTGGACACCCAACGGGATGAGGCCAACCTGCGCGTGATCGCCGACACGCTGCGCGCCAGCGCCCTGCCCCCGGCCGAGCTGGAGGCCATCTACCTTTACGAGGTGGCACCGGTGGTCTGGTTGAACGCCTGGAGCGTGGCGGGGGAGTGGATCGGCTTCGATCCCGAATGGCTCTTCGAGCATTGCCGGGTTAACCGGGCGCGACGTGCCAGCCGCTGGTTCCGCTGGCGCTGCCGGCTACTGCGCTGGCCGATGACCTACACCAACCGCGAGCAGTGGCAGCAGGTTATCCACAGGGTGACGTTAGAGAGTTGA
- a CDS encoding alpha/beta fold hydrolase, with amino-acid sequence MEQINLSGGRFNYICQGEGASVLLVHGLGSSLEDWQPQVEALSRHFRVYALDLRGHGASEPLRAPVSMAELAADVAEFIVAMDLEPCILVGISMGGMITFQLLAEHPHLVRAAAVINSSPNFPVDSWQVRWQVALRFTLVRLFGPAGMARLLAGKLFPKPEQAGLRQRVMARIAGNDRRSYLHAMGAIPGWSALAGACRVNTPLLVISGDRDYTPVAAKAAYVSQLRNARLEVIADSGHATPLDQPEALNRLLDAFIRQHAAI; translated from the coding sequence ATGGAACAGATCAACTTGTCGGGCGGACGTTTCAACTATATCTGCCAGGGAGAGGGCGCCTCGGTGCTGCTGGTGCACGGCCTGGGTTCCTCCCTGGAGGACTGGCAGCCCCAGGTCGAGGCGCTGTCCCGGCACTTCCGCGTCTACGCCCTGGACCTGCGCGGCCATGGCGCCAGCGAACCGCTGCGCGCGCCGGTGAGCATGGCCGAGCTGGCCGCCGACGTGGCCGAGTTCATCGTCGCCATGGACCTGGAGCCCTGCATCCTGGTGGGCATCTCCATGGGCGGCATGATCACCTTCCAGCTGCTCGCCGAGCACCCGCACCTGGTGCGCGCGGCGGCGGTTATCAACAGCTCGCCGAACTTCCCCGTGGACAGCTGGCAGGTGCGCTGGCAGGTGGCGCTGCGTTTCACCCTGGTGCGCCTGTTCGGCCCCGCCGGCATGGCGCGGCTGCTGGCCGGCAAGCTGTTTCCCAAGCCGGAGCAGGCCGGCTTGCGCCAGCGGGTGATGGCGCGCATCGCCGGTAACGACCGGCGCTCCTACCTGCATGCCATGGGCGCTATCCCCGGCTGGTCGGCGCTGGCGGGCGCCTGCCGGGTCAACACCCCGCTGCTGGTGATCAGCGGTGACCGCGACTACACCCCGGTGGCGGCCAAGGCCGCCTACGTCAGCCAGTTGCGCAATGCACGCCTGGAGGTGATCGCCGACTCCGGGCACGCCACCCCCCTGGACCAGCCCGAGGCGCTGAACCGCCTGCTGGACGCCTTCATCCGCCAACACGCCGCCATCTGA
- a CDS encoding DUF1329 domain-containing protein has protein sequence MHRPGLIHSSLLAALLLAAPLAQAQVSADQAARLGADLTPLGAEKAGNAAGTIPAWTGGLARDAAAYDKATGYKDPFAADQPLFSIDAKNAEQYRAHLSPGQLAMLKRYPDSWKLVVYPTRRSASYPEAVYAAIKDNATHAKLIENGNGIADFKVATPFPIPQSGLEVLWNHLVRFRGNSVKRYYAQAVPHASGDYFMTRIEDLFLFNQNAGDYSKDNGNVLFYFRQSVLAPARLAGTELLVHETVNQVKEPRLAWLYAAGQRRVRRTPNVAYDSPGTASEGLRTTDNFDMFSGAPDKYDWKLVGKEELYVPYNSYRFASRTSKYADIVKAGHVNPDLLRYELHRVWHVRATLKDGQRHQYKQRDFYFDEDSYQVLLVDHYDNRDQLWRVGESYTINLYDQPLVWTKGDAVYDLIGGRYVIGILSNEEPADEFDIALKASDFTPAQLRRDSRR, from the coding sequence ATGCACAGACCAGGACTTATCCACAGCAGCCTGCTCGCCGCCCTGCTGCTGGCCGCGCCGCTCGCCCAGGCCCAGGTGAGTGCCGACCAGGCCGCGCGCCTGGGGGCCGACCTGACCCCGCTGGGCGCGGAGAAGGCCGGCAACGCCGCCGGCACCATCCCCGCCTGGACCGGCGGCCTGGCCCGCGATGCCGCGGCCTACGACAAGGCGACCGGCTACAAGGACCCCTTCGCCGCCGACCAGCCGCTGTTCAGCATCGATGCGAAGAACGCCGAGCAGTACCGTGCCCACCTCAGCCCCGGCCAGTTGGCCATGCTCAAGCGCTACCCGGACAGCTGGAAGCTGGTGGTCTACCCGACCCGCCGCTCGGCCTCCTATCCCGAGGCGGTGTACGCCGCGATCAAGGACAACGCCACCCACGCGAAGCTGATCGAGAACGGCAACGGCATCGCCGACTTCAAGGTCGCCACGCCGTTCCCGATTCCGCAGTCGGGGCTGGAGGTGCTGTGGAACCACCTGGTGCGCTTCCGCGGCAACAGCGTCAAGCGCTACTACGCCCAGGCCGTGCCCCACGCCAGCGGCGACTACTTCATGACCCGCATCGAAGACCTGTTCCTGTTCAACCAGAACGCTGGCGACTACAGCAAGGACAACGGCAACGTGCTGTTCTACTTCCGCCAGTCGGTGCTGGCGCCGGCGCGCCTGGCAGGCACCGAGCTGCTGGTGCACGAGACCGTCAACCAGGTGAAGGAACCGCGCCTGGCCTGGCTCTACGCCGCCGGCCAGCGCCGCGTGCGGCGCACGCCGAACGTCGCCTACGACTCCCCCGGCACCGCCTCCGAGGGGCTGCGCACCACCGACAACTTCGACATGTTCTCCGGCGCGCCGGACAAGTACGACTGGAAGCTGGTGGGCAAGGAAGAGCTCTACGTGCCCTACAACAGCTACCGTTTCGCTTCGCGCACCAGCAAGTACGCCGACATCGTCAAGGCCGGCCACGTGAACCCCGACCTGCTGCGCTACGAGCTGCACCGCGTCTGGCACGTGCGCGCCACCCTCAAGGACGGGCAGCGCCACCAGTACAAGCAGCGCGACTTCTATTTCGACGAGGACAGTTACCAGGTGCTGCTGGTGGACCACTACGACAACCGCGACCAGCTGTGGCGGGTGGGCGAGTCCTACACCATCAACCTCTACGACCAGCCGCTGGTATGGACCAAGGGCGACGCCGTATATGACCTGATCGGCGGCCGCTATGTAATCGGCATATTGTCCAACGAAGAGCCGGCGGATGAATTCGATATAGCGCTGAAGGCGTCCGACTTCACCCCGGCACAACTAAGGCGGGACAGCCGGCGTTAA
- a CDS encoding alpha/beta fold hydrolase: MQLSAWSHPSSAGFTLRGWHSQPSGKPLLHFLHGNGFCGRAYSPMLEALSEHFDLWLCDVQGHGDSDHGGRFLGWNRNAELAVEAFEAGRGIFGDVPRFALGHSFGGVLTSLVLARHPELFQRAVLLDPVLFTPAMIGVMAFSEVLGLHRRTTMAKRARARRNHWVDRPAAFAALHGRGIFKGWTDDALGAYVEHALKAVDGGVELKCRPSREAEIFSSCPKRLWPSLARIVTPTQIFHGQHSYPFVARSVARISALNPHVGAQVVEGGHCFMQEFPEAAAERAAGFLLQR; encoded by the coding sequence ATGCAGTTGTCCGCCTGGTCCCACCCGAGTTCCGCCGGCTTCACCTTGCGCGGCTGGCACAGCCAGCCCAGCGGCAAGCCCCTGCTGCACTTCCTCCATGGCAACGGCTTCTGCGGCCGCGCCTACTCGCCGATGCTGGAAGCCCTCAGCGAGCACTTCGACCTCTGGCTCTGCGACGTACAGGGCCATGGCGACAGCGACCACGGCGGGCGCTTCCTCGGCTGGAACCGCAACGCCGAACTGGCGGTGGAAGCCTTCGAGGCCGGGCGCGGCATCTTCGGCGACGTCCCCCGTTTCGCCCTCGGCCACAGCTTTGGTGGCGTGCTCACCAGCCTGGTGCTGGCGCGCCACCCCGAGCTGTTCCAGCGTGCGGTACTGCTCGACCCGGTGCTCTTCACCCCGGCGATGATCGGCGTCATGGCCTTCTCCGAAGTGCTCGGCCTGCACCGCCGCACCACCATGGCCAAGCGCGCGCGGGCCCGACGCAACCACTGGGTGGATCGCCCCGCCGCCTTCGCCGCCCTGCATGGGCGCGGCATCTTCAAGGGCTGGACGGACGACGCCCTGGGCGCCTACGTGGAGCACGCGCTGAAGGCGGTGGACGGCGGCGTCGAGCTGAAATGCCGGCCCAGCCGCGAGGCGGAGATCTTCAGTTCCTGCCCCAAGCGCCTGTGGCCCTCGCTTGCACGCATCGTCACGCCGACGCAGATCTTCCACGGCCAGCACAGCTACCCCTTCGTCGCCCGTTCGGTGGCGCGCATCAGCGCGCTGAACCCCCATGTCGGCGCCCAGGTGGTGGAGGGCGGGCACTGCTTCATGCAGGAATTCCCCGAAGCCGCCGCCGAGCGTGCCGCCGGCTTCCTCCTGCAGCGATGA
- a CDS encoding DUF3301 domain-containing protein — MISLGDVFLFMLFAAGAAWLWRGHGIRERALALVKQHCSRFDIELLDGNVALQRLTVVRDARGNRRLARIYGFEFTVTGEQRLTGTIQMFGSHGGRIELDAHPFEPPAASEGNVIQISDWRRSHPRPDEQRHVE, encoded by the coding sequence ATGATCAGTCTGGGCGATGTATTCCTGTTTATGCTCTTCGCCGCCGGTGCCGCCTGGCTCTGGCGTGGCCACGGCATTCGCGAGCGCGCACTGGCGCTGGTCAAGCAGCACTGCTCGCGTTTCGACATCGAACTGCTGGACGGCAACGTCGCCCTGCAGCGCCTCACCGTGGTCCGCGATGCCCGGGGCAACCGCCGCCTGGCGCGCATCTACGGCTTCGAGTTCACCGTCACCGGCGAGCAGCGCCTCACCGGCACCATCCAGATGTTCGGCAGCCACGGCGGCCGTATCGAACTGGATGCCCACCCCTTCGAGCCGCCAGCGGCCTCGGAAGGCAACGTCATCCAGATCAGCGACTGGCGCCGCAGCCACCCGCGCCCGGATGAGCAACGCCACGTCGAATAA
- a CDS encoding TetR/AcrR family transcriptional regulator has translation MYSIASPTQARSKKALERYLNVAAELLANDSFEETGISQIAQLAESSVGTFYRLLGDKDVLLYTVHERFVEQSREAVDGVIASLENLPLPAQIEGFIEGVTRLFDGSEGLLRALIRRSSMDVQFRERFHQLNAYIGQSFCRIVLAHAQELGHPQPQQAADLTAHMLLASLNYLTMVGTLGVTPGKLCRGNFPASFAITWKFAGFNAGCPALVVPG, from the coding sequence ATGTACAGCATCGCCAGTCCGACCCAGGCACGCAGCAAGAAAGCCCTGGAGCGCTACCTCAACGTCGCCGCCGAACTGCTCGCCAACGACAGCTTCGAAGAAACCGGCATTTCCCAGATCGCCCAGCTCGCCGAGTCCTCGGTGGGCACCTTCTATCGCCTGCTCGGCGACAAGGACGTGCTGCTCTATACCGTCCACGAGCGCTTCGTCGAACAGAGCCGCGAGGCGGTGGACGGGGTCATCGCCAGCCTGGAGAACCTGCCGCTGCCCGCGCAGATCGAGGGCTTCATCGAGGGCGTGACACGTCTGTTCGATGGCAGCGAAGGCCTGCTCCGCGCCCTGATCCGGCGCAGCTCGATGGACGTCCAGTTCCGCGAGCGCTTCCACCAGCTCAATGCCTACATCGGCCAGTCCTTCTGCCGCATCGTCCTCGCCCATGCGCAGGAACTCGGCCATCCGCAGCCGCAGCAGGCGGCCGACCTGACCGCTCACATGCTGCTCGCCAGCCTGAATTACCTGACCATGGTCGGCACCCTCGGCGTCACCCCCGGGAAGTTGTGCCGGGGGAACTTTCCCGCCTCGTTTGCAATTACCTGGAAGTTCGCCGGGTTTAACGCCGGCTGTCCCGCCTTAGTTGTGCCGGGGTGA
- the pdxY gene encoding pyridoxal kinase PdxY produces MSRTPHLLSIQSHVVFGHAGNRAAVFPVERLGVNVWPLNTVQFSNHTQYGQWTGEVLSPNQVPVLVEGIAAIGELGNCDAVLSGYLGSAAQGREILEVVARIKQANPRALYLCDPVMGHPEKGCIVAPEVSTFLLEEAAAVADLLCPNQLELNSFACRRPTSLEDCVGMARALLERGPKAILVKHLDYPGRAAEDFEMLLVSAEGTWHLRRPLLAFPRQPVGVGDLTSGVFLARLLLGNDLIEAFEFSAAAVHEVLLETQACGSYELELVRAQDRLVHPRVKFEARRLG; encoded by the coding sequence ATGTCACGAACGCCCCACCTTCTCAGCATCCAGTCCCATGTGGTGTTCGGCCATGCCGGCAACCGCGCCGCGGTGTTTCCCGTGGAGCGTCTCGGGGTCAATGTCTGGCCGCTGAACACCGTGCAGTTCTCCAACCACACCCAGTACGGGCAGTGGACGGGCGAGGTGCTGTCGCCGAACCAGGTGCCGGTGCTGGTGGAGGGCATCGCCGCCATCGGCGAGCTTGGCAATTGCGACGCCGTGCTTTCGGGCTACCTCGGCAGCGCCGCCCAGGGCCGCGAGATCCTCGAGGTGGTGGCGCGCATCAAGCAGGCCAACCCACGGGCGCTGTACCTCTGCGACCCAGTGATGGGCCACCCGGAGAAGGGCTGCATCGTGGCGCCGGAAGTCAGCACCTTCCTCCTCGAGGAAGCCGCCGCCGTGGCCGATCTGCTGTGCCCCAACCAGCTGGAGCTGAACAGCTTCGCCTGCCGCCGCCCCACCTCCCTGGAGGATTGCGTGGGCATGGCCCGGGCCCTGCTGGAGCGTGGGCCGAAGGCGATCCTGGTCAAGCACCTGGATTACCCCGGCCGCGCCGCCGAAGACTTCGAAATGCTGCTGGTCAGCGCCGAAGGTACCTGGCACCTGCGCCGCCCATTGCTGGCCTTCCCGCGCCAACCGGTGGGCGTGGGCGACCTCACCTCCGGGGTGTTCCTGGCGCGCCTGCTACTGGGCAACGACCTGATCGAGGCCTTCGAATTCAGCGCCGCCGCCGTGCATGAAGTGCTGCTGGAGACCCAGGCCTGTGGCAGCTACGAACTGGAGCTGGTGCGCGCCCAGGACCGCCTCGTTCACCCCCGGGTGAAGTTCGAGGCGCGGCGCCTGGGCTGA
- a CDS encoding DUF1302 domain-containing protein, translating into MANQGRGLAAAGLALLGALPLGGAQAFQVRSGDGDWTTSLDTTLSYGLSYRVEGQDSKLIARANGGTGDNAGLINSDDGDLNFRRGDLFSEVVKAVSELDLRYQDRFGVFVRGRAFYDFELKDDERRHRQISHAGLDEAGSSADLLDAFVYGSWTVNDRALNARLGRQVINWGEGLFYQNGIGATNPVDINALRAPGSEVKEAYMPTFMAYASFELRDNLSVEGYWQPGKAWEASKIDPCGTYYSTLDVIGEGCNYLSVSPLQEAVAGGRAFDNPAMAQAYADALAPGGLNNLLKAYLPTTFIPRAQDIDADGAAQYGLALRWYVPELNDTELGFYYLRYNMQVPMLGLTVGRQVTLPVVGTVPDASSSRYYAEYLEKRDLFGISFNTSIGGDSIFNGLSLAGELSYRPDTPIALGLNEYLPDALFNPNGLPVGTHLDGYREKDMYQASLAAIYNFTGVLGADSATLFTELVASRVQGLESDVDYYEATSTATGAQASLQLTYTNVLNLVNLVPSFGYQYSINGVAPQLTNGLDEEAQSWSAGIDAIYKESLTVGTRYVGYSGGGVSNKRSDRDFVSFNIKYSF; encoded by the coding sequence GTGGCAAATCAAGGAAGAGGCCTGGCAGCAGCCGGCCTGGCGTTGCTCGGCGCGTTGCCCCTGGGTGGCGCACAGGCGTTTCAGGTGCGCTCCGGAGACGGAGACTGGACCACCTCGCTCGATACCACCCTGTCCTACGGGCTCAGCTACCGCGTGGAGGGGCAGGACAGCAAGCTGATCGCCCGCGCCAACGGCGGCACCGGCGACAACGCCGGGCTGATCAACTCCGACGACGGTGACCTCAACTTCCGCCGTGGCGACCTCTTCTCCGAGGTGGTCAAGGCGGTGTCCGAACTCGACCTGCGCTACCAGGACCGCTTCGGTGTGTTCGTCCGGGGCCGCGCCTTCTATGACTTCGAGCTGAAGGACGACGAGCGCCGCCACCGTCAGATCAGCCACGCCGGCCTCGACGAAGCGGGCTCCAGCGCCGACCTGCTGGACGCCTTCGTCTACGGCAGCTGGACGGTCAACGACCGCGCCCTCAACGCGCGGCTGGGGCGCCAGGTGATCAACTGGGGCGAGGGGCTGTTCTACCAGAACGGCATCGGCGCCACGAACCCGGTGGACATCAACGCCCTGCGCGCGCCGGGCTCCGAAGTGAAGGAGGCGTACATGCCCACCTTCATGGCCTACGCCTCCTTCGAGCTGCGCGACAACCTCAGCGTCGAGGGCTACTGGCAACCGGGCAAGGCCTGGGAAGCCTCGAAGATCGACCCCTGCGGCACCTACTACTCGACCCTCGACGTGATCGGCGAAGGCTGCAACTACCTGTCCGTCTCGCCGCTGCAGGAAGCCGTCGCCGGTGGCCGCGCCTTCGACAACCCGGCCATGGCCCAGGCCTATGCCGATGCCCTGGCACCGGGCGGCCTGAACAACCTGCTCAAGGCCTACCTGCCCACCACCTTCATCCCCCGCGCCCAGGACATCGATGCCGACGGCGCCGCCCAGTACGGCCTCGCGCTGCGCTGGTACGTGCCGGAGCTGAACGACACCGAGCTGGGCTTCTACTACCTGCGCTACAACATGCAGGTGCCCATGCTCGGGCTCACCGTCGGCCGCCAGGTCACGCTGCCTGTCGTCGGCACCGTGCCCGACGCCAGCAGCTCGCGCTACTACGCCGAGTACCTGGAGAAGCGCGACCTGTTCGGCATCAGCTTCAACACCTCCATCGGCGGCGACAGCATCTTCAACGGCCTGTCGCTGGCCGGCGAGCTGAGCTACCGCCCGGACACGCCCATCGCCCTCGGCCTCAACGAGTACCTGCCCGACGCGCTGTTCAACCCCAATGGGCTGCCCGTGGGCACCCACCTGGACGGCTACCGCGAGAAGGACATGTACCAGGCGTCGCTGGCCGCCATCTACAACTTCACCGGGGTGCTCGGCGCCGACTCGGCGACCCTGTTCACCGAGCTGGTGGCCAGCCGCGTGCAGGGCCTGGAATCCGACGTCGACTACTACGAGGCCACCAGCACTGCCACCGGCGCCCAGGCCAGCCTGCAGCTGACCTACACCAACGTGCTCAACCTGGTGAACCTGGTGCCGTCCTTCGGCTACCAGTACAGCATCAACGGCGTCGCGCCCCAGCTCACCAATGGCCTGGACGAAGAGGCGCAGAGCTGGTCCGCCGGCATCGACGCCATCTACAAGGAGTCCCTCACCGTCGGCACCCGCTACGTGGGCTACAGCGGCGGCGGTGTCTCCAACAAGCGCAGCGACCGTGACTTCGTCAGCTTCAACATCAAGTACAGCTTCTGA
- a CDS encoding extracellular medium-chain-length polyhydroxyalkanoate depolymerase yields the protein MPLRTLLCGLLLAVCLGQHALAASRCSERPRTLLRPAEVSCSYQSTWLDSGLVGQRKIIYQTPLGTPPAGGWPVVLIYQGSFFPLNDFSYHSNLPFGGYYEGKLVQNLLDHGYAVIAPSAPADLFWQTNIPGLAQAYELSTDYDFLGNVLAAIASGHFGPLNAQRQYATGISSGGYNTSRMAVSFPGKFRALAVQSGSYATCSGPLCVVPDQLPADHPPTLFLHGFVDAVVPWWSMDLYYDRLLHQGIETARYTEPLGGHEWFAASPGKVLAWFNAHP from the coding sequence ATGCCCCTTCGTACCCTGCTCTGCGGCCTGCTGCTGGCCGTCTGCCTCGGCCAGCACGCCCTGGCCGCTTCCCGCTGCAGCGAACGCCCCCGTACCCTGCTGCGCCCTGCCGAAGTCAGCTGTTCCTACCAGAGCACCTGGCTGGATTCGGGCCTGGTGGGCCAGCGCAAGATCATCTACCAGACGCCCCTGGGCACCCCGCCGGCCGGCGGCTGGCCGGTGGTGCTGATCTACCAGGGCTCGTTCTTCCCCCTCAACGACTTCAGCTACCACAGCAACCTGCCCTTCGGCGGCTATTACGAAGGCAAGCTGGTGCAGAACCTTCTGGACCACGGCTACGCGGTGATCGCCCCCAGCGCCCCGGCGGACCTGTTCTGGCAGACCAACATCCCCGGCCTCGCCCAGGCCTATGAGCTGAGCACCGACTACGACTTCCTCGGCAACGTGCTCGCCGCCATCGCCAGCGGTCACTTCGGCCCGCTCAACGCCCAGCGCCAGTACGCCACCGGCATCTCCAGCGGCGGCTACAACACCAGCCGCATGGCCGTGTCCTTCCCCGGCAAGTTCCGCGCCCTGGCGGTGCAATCCGGCTCCTACGCCACCTGCAGCGGGCCTCTCTGCGTGGTGCCCGACCAGCTCCCCGCCGACCACCCGCCGACGCTGTTCCTGCACGGTTTCGTCGACGCCGTGGTGCCCTGGTGGAGCATGGACCTCTACTACGACCGCCTGCTCCACCAGGGCATCGAGACCGCGCGCTACACCGAGCCGTTGGGCGGCCACGAGTGGTTCGCCGCCTCGCCGGGCAAGGTGCTCGCCTGGTTCAACGCCCACCCCTGA
- a CDS encoding sensor domain-containing diguanylate cyclase: protein MESLYFSPMLLGLNLMLASAVACTGLWYFSRPYRGPGFWMAGAWLLILGIFSFFVFVATGNRPLNVFGNATQLAGEAVLMLGVFRFLDRPLPWWTVPVSAGLMAAANSWHWWVAPLNSELLIAIYAGIGGLLPLQAASALLRHPRDAELRVVCRCVGIVLLGYALVTLLRGGIAVHDWLNAIEHPDVTRSMAYLLPYNFAIPLWVIALVGLALMTMRRILLDSQRNARQAEASAQRFERLMNVTSCGMLVLQDGRIQDSNPTLDALFGQPREGLLQQTPEQLFVDAERARIGPLLTQADGTPADVTALRRDGSTFPAELSVTHLDGAGQQLLEVRDVSHRKALEERLRLQATTDPLTGALNRRAFYARAEHELQRARRQGQTLCLAMLDLDHFKRINDAHGHGSGDQVLCEFSRLCQHEARSTDLFARFGGEEFVFLLPDTTPDAARNFLERLRESVEQLRVDANGISLRVSVSIGLAASPPNADLHLLQEAADTALYRAKQHGRNRVELAL, encoded by the coding sequence ATGGAATCCCTGTATTTTTCGCCGATGCTGCTGGGACTCAACCTGATGCTCGCCAGTGCCGTGGCCTGTACCGGCCTGTGGTATTTCTCCCGCCCCTACCGTGGCCCGGGCTTCTGGATGGCCGGCGCCTGGCTGCTGATTCTCGGCATCTTCTCCTTCTTCGTCTTCGTCGCCACCGGCAACCGCCCGCTCAACGTCTTCGGCAACGCCACCCAGCTGGCAGGCGAGGCGGTGCTGATGCTCGGCGTGTTCCGTTTCCTCGATCGCCCGCTGCCCTGGTGGACGGTGCCAGTGAGCGCCGGCCTGATGGCTGCGGCCAACAGCTGGCACTGGTGGGTGGCGCCGCTGAACAGCGAGCTGCTGATCGCCATCTACGCCGGCATCGGCGGGTTGCTGCCGCTGCAGGCCGCCAGCGCCCTGTTGCGCCACCCACGCGACGCGGAACTGCGCGTCGTCTGCCGTTGCGTCGGCATCGTCCTGCTCGGCTATGCCCTGGTCACCCTGCTGCGCGGCGGCATCGCCGTGCACGATTGGCTCAACGCCATCGAGCATCCCGACGTCACCCGCTCCATGGCGTACCTGCTTCCGTACAACTTCGCCATTCCGCTCTGGGTCATCGCCCTGGTCGGCCTGGCGCTGATGACCATGCGCCGCATCCTCCTCGACAGCCAACGCAACGCCCGCCAGGCGGAGGCCAGTGCCCAGCGCTTCGAACGCCTGATGAACGTCACCAGCTGCGGCATGCTGGTGCTGCAGGACGGGCGCATCCAGGACAGCAACCCGACGCTCGACGCGCTCTTCGGCCAGCCCCGCGAAGGCCTGCTGCAGCAGACGCCCGAGCAGCTGTTCGTCGATGCCGAGCGCGCGCGCATCGGCCCGTTGCTCACCCAGGCCGACGGCACCCCCGCCGACGTCACCGCCCTGCGCCGCGATGGTTCGACCTTCCCGGCCGAGCTCTCGGTCACCCACCTCGATGGCGCCGGCCAGCAGTTGCTGGAAGTCCGTGATGTCAGCCACCGCAAGGCCCTGGAAGAACGCCTGCGCCTGCAGGCCACCACCGACCCGCTGACCGGTGCCCTTAACCGCCGGGCCTTCTACGCCCGCGCCGAGCACGAGTTGCAGCGCGCGCGGCGCCAGGGCCAGACCTTGTGCCTGGCGATGCTCGACCTCGACCATTTCAAGCGCATCAACGATGCCCACGGCCACGGCAGCGGCGACCAGGTGCTCTGCGAATTCAGCAGGCTATGCCAACACGAAGCCCGCAGTACCGACCTGTTCGCCCGCTTCGGCGGTGAGGAGTTCGTCTTCCTGCTGCCCGATACCACCCCCGACGCCGCCCGCAATTTTCTCGAGCGCCTGCGCGAATCGGTGGAGCAATTGCGAGTGGATGCCAATGGCATTTCCCTGCGCGTGAGCGTCAGCATCGGCCTGGCCGCCAGCCCGCCGAACGCGGACCTGCACCTGCTGCAGGAGGCTGCCGATACGGCGCTTTATCGCGCCAAGCAACATGGCCGCAACCGCGTCGAACTGGCCCTCTGA